In Pseudorasbora parva isolate DD20220531a chromosome 1, ASM2467924v1, whole genome shotgun sequence, the DNA window atttctctggatttagaagttaattggaactgtcgggataatgtaaacacacaactttaaaaaatatataacatagatatagtgatcttttatatttttaatgctgaaacattacatattgtgcctttaagattTTGAGAGTAAAAGACAAATTTTCATTTCACAATACACATTCACCTCTGCCCCAGTCCATTTACTAGGACTGGGCAATATGATGGTCATACTGTCCTGTCCTAGGAAATACGAATACTACAGATGTAGGCTACCTTTTCCAAAAACCTCCACCTCACAGAGAGTGAGTATCTTTTTGTTTCCAGGAAGGATCAGATTCACATAACGTCCCTCCATCTCACTACATGAGTAGCTGTAGGACTCGCCTGCTGCAATAGCAGGAATAACAGCACATCTTtagacagagaaagagaaacCGATGAATGAGATAAAGATACTGTCATATTCACATTTTTACTCAAGCTCTCCCGTTCTTTTGACCTCAAGAGTCTCACATGGGATTGCTGTTGCCGTTGTTCTCCAAAGAGTTCCCGATGTGAATCTCTAATCCATCTAACTGTTCTGCACAGCAGTCATTTCGGTTAGTGACGACCACTTTACTAACTCTGTACACATCATGCAGATCCAGCCTCCACCACGGGTTAGTCTCATTAAGGGTTGAGGAGCATCCTGTGTGCACCTGCTGGAGACCTCGATTACCATCAATGGCCTTTTGAGCAAACCAGTCCCCAGATGTTGACGACTGTGTAGTGGCTTTATCTACTGCCAGATTTCCTAGAAAATGCATTAAGAAGAGCACTTTCATGTGAATCTTTTGCATAAAAACTCTGGACAGAAACACCAAGCTAGCATTCAAAAAGCATGCTTTCGAAAGAGGCGGATAAGTTTTTATTTGTCGTGATTACACACCATGTAAAATGTGGTGTTGCCCAGACCTATCCGCAAGAGGCATCAAAACTTGCGATACTCCTATACATCGCGTCAGGGATTCTCTTTTGCGTAAGTCGACTCGTGTAAAACTTTCCGCCATAAGTTGGTTATTTCAGTGTATAAAGTATGAAATCTAAAAAatgttcttacacaaacacaccactTCGCTTCAGAGGGCCTTTTTTAACCCCCAGAGACCTGTTgcgcagttatatgatggatacatGCACTTTTATAGAAACGAAACaacccttaaaggggtacttcagcgctgggaatatgaatctgtatttaaactgggtcattaatgtagtagaaatgtgaaattatttttgaatttagtgccttctagactgagaaaagacagaaaatgtatttttgtctcatggggatgaaagactacaattcccagaatgcttcactgccctgtgaggccgtTCCCAAAGCCCCTGAATGGGAGAAGggggaaatggctccctctgctggctgtagtctttagcctctgggcaaacattccaaagatgacccaaatatcgtcaatttgcgtcacaagaggaatttttccagaaataaaatgcataaatcttttgtctcagggggatatgaggggggaaagcacaatcatttgaatatactccagggtttctactgatacaaagccatatgctaatcactgaagtaaccctttaattcccATTAGCTCTCCTTTAAAGAGcaaggactttttaaatatttaataaattatattattatcaatattattgTATAAATGTATGATTAAGAACCTTTAGAAAATATTAATAAGGTCAAGGCCCATATAAACTCTACAGGAAAGGGGCCGGAGATTAGGAATGGAGAGAGGTGACCATGTCTATCTCGGGGATGTCTGTTGGTTGTGCTCACTGGCAATTGTGGAGTTGCTCCCAGACctagaaaataaaatagtgaATATCTACAATAACGTTACTGACTATTCTAAAGTTATTATTCTTATTACTTATAATATTACTGTTATTATATATTACTAGTACTACCACTTCTGCTACTATTATCATGAatactattgttgttattactACCTCGATTACTacaactattattattactaatactattatcattattataatttgcTACTATTGCTATTGTTAACATGAATACTATTGCTATTACTACCACTTCTGCtactattatttttgttgttatacttatttttattatgattACTACTGCTACTAAAACtctattcatattattttttccCTCTCCTCTTCTGTACGTGTATCATTGATCCCCCACCTTGTATAAGCTATTATTTTGTCACTTTGCAATTTtgctcaataaaaaaaacaacaatataaaCTCTACTTGATTCTGTTTAGAATTGTAACTTAAATTGACCCTTAGCAGGACTTGGCTTGTTTGGTTTGTGTGCACTGCGACTTGAGACTTTGAACACGTTTGACTTTCTCCCACCTCTGATGAAATGTGCTCCGTGATTTACCTAACAAATACCCATAGACTCCAACCTCACAGAGAGTAAGAATCTTCTGATCTCCAGGAAGATGAACAATTACGTAGCGTCCCTCCATCGCACCGCACGAGTAGTTGGCCGTGGCTCCAGAAGGAATAGAAAAAATTATGGCACATCTGTATACAGAAAGAATATAATTTCGGTTTATTCGGTTATCAGTTTAGGTTCATTCTCAGCTGTAGTCCAAGATATTATTCAAAGAGAGCCTCACATTGGGTTGCTGTAAACGTCAGCCGGGAAGTTTCCGACACGAATCACTGCCCCGTTTATCCTTTGATATACCGTGTCACCAAATCTGTTAGTGATGGCTACTGTGTTCACTTGGTATTCATTGAGTAGATCCACCATCCACCATGGGTCAGTTTGTATGCCAGCGTGGGCACAGCTATCATTCAAACCATCAACAGCATATCTAGGAATCCAACTCTCGAACGGTGATGAAAGACTCGCGGTTCGCCATAGCGCTGCGTTCTCTGGAAAATGATCTAGGTCAGTGAAACATCATTGCAAACTTACAAAACTTTATTACTGGCAGAGTTCTCCAAAAGCATTTTATTGAAATAATCTTACTATAGGGCTTCTGAGGTCACGTAACCCATTCTGTTTATGACGCCATTTTGGCAGGCAGGAACAGCCGGCACCAGCATGAGTTTCAAGGCTACGGAGTTCACTAGGCACTTTAATTCAAAAGACATAGACTTGTACTTAGCAAAACTTAATAGATTAAACAAAACAGATCTCTATGGCCCCAGGTGCTTTTCATGTGTATGGATAACAGAACGGCTAGCTTTCCTGTCAGGACACCTGTTGCATTCCTAAATACTTTTTCGTTGCAACTTTAACTTTTGTTGAAGCCTAAATCTACgtataaactaaatatttacgGAAACCTCCAATAGTAAACAGATAGAAAAGCAGTCAGACTGAACTGCATCAATACGCTCTTGTTTTACATGACAGACTTCGGGTGTGTCTTAATCAGCTCCTTACAAAATGTGCTTACATTTTAAGAGAGAAAACGTGTTAATAGATAACGTTATATGTTAGTGGTTAACAAAAAACACTGCCGCTGTGTGCATCTGCTCTATAGGTTTGTGTTGTTCATAATCaatttcttattttttgttttagtatttatttattgatccttaatttcatttttaaatatactcaaGAAAGACTATTTAATATCGTTCCAGTGCACATTCACTGGTAGAAAGTCAGAAAAACACGGGTTACGGGTTGCCTGAAACGCAgctgtcacaattcaccagtgtgagtgcccgtgatcaccaccagagggcactccactcctgactgtcactccatcacaaactacattacccataatccttggcCTAGGacttacacctgtgtctcatcacctcattacctctgcctatatataccTTGTTCACTCAGTCATTCAGTGccaagtcttgtttagtgtcacaactgcatttctgagcgtttccctggtttaatgtatcttggtctttgatttcttgccttctctgtggattacccttttgcctgttccttctgttttgtttgcctttccGGACTGATTgcctgtgtatgaccttttgcgtgttttatggactacgaccttggattacccttcaataaatactgcgtttggatctccaacccaaccttctgtctcagagcagttcgttACAGCAGCATTAATCGTGAATTACAgaattgcatatatatatatatatatatatatatatatatatgtatgtatgtatgtatgtgtatatatatatatatatatatatatatatatatatatatatatatataatgtataatgtatatatatgtatgtgtatatatgtatattcacATAGCCCGCAAAACAACAATGGCAGTCCCTACGGATGCAGTGTTTATGGGAGTCATAAATTAAAAAGGTGGATGAGTGGCATTAAATGGCTAGAATgagttaatatttaaaattgtcctctgatatctacatatagGGTATGTAActtatttaagggttaaaatggTCCAGATATGGTTTtgcaggtccatttacaacccaaTAAATTTTTCCTAGGACGTAATGGtctgtttttttcttatttggaagggaatgaatattaatgtggagttctgctctgattggctgttttacTGCTCGGCTCATTTCAATGACAGAAACACATTACCATATACTGTCAATCATGGAGAGATAATGCATCCAACCTTATGTTTGATCCTGTTTCTGACGAAGATAAAGATTGTGAGGAACAACcaattgttttgaaattggaaATGGATGCTTTTGAGTGGTAAGTTtagtctttatttttaataagacCTGCAAAACGTAATGTCAGTACTATAACTTCAGCCTACATGTGAACTAGCATATATAGCATATATATTATCGTTAATGTTGTCTCACTAAGATACTTCAAGTTTAATGAGAAATTGTTTAGACAATCAATAAATGGatgaaatcactacttactgcacGCGGGGACGTAGTTTGAATTGCCGCTTCTCCAGTATCAGACTGCTTGATATTGTCCAGGTTAGAAAATCTGTCTGTGGTGAAATGGACTGAGCAAACAACTTTTAATTACAAACTTTTAATTACATTGTTTGCGGTATCCGGTAATAGATAAACATGCCTGTTGACAGTGTTGTTCAGTgcgaagggtatgaaaagtcctcacgtcccctgcacagcctggaacataacatctatttccatgatctgccatttCCGCTATTCTCGCGTGATGCATGTGCTGCCATatacaaatgttgggggcgtacatattaatgatccccagcgattgcgtcacagatGGCATTCGCCTGAAAATCGCCTGTTTTATAtgttttcacaaacaagatttaaataTAAAGGTATGAgatatactaatatatactgtatgagatgtccatgtactgagcTCTTGTTATTCCACTATGCcatggttaattcaatttttcgttctagggcacctttaatggaaacttatttttatcattagttACCCAAGGTAAAAGTATTTTAGAATgaataattaattgaaattcACTGAATTCAACAACTTACTATGATAAAATGATTTCCCATTTGCTTTCACCTGCCTTTTCTGGCATCAGCTGTCCATCGTGTTAAAATAGTAAGGTTTAAACAGTctggttttaaattattttgtaataCCAATGCTATGCACTCTAGCACTCCCAATTGCCTGCCAAAATGGTGAAGTTTAAGCTGTGTGACGTCAACCCCCGGAGCTCTATTCATTACATCAGATGACCATAAACGTTGCCCTTCAGTTTTTAAATTAACCCATGTAATGTTATCTAAACATCAATCCAGTGGATCAAATAAAGTTAATGGTATTAAACAGAAAGATCCTTACCACCGGCTCCATTTGCCTTTTCTTGAATTGATAAAAACCCTGTGTAAGCAAGAAGATTCAAATGGATTTTAGGCCAtttaaatgcaatgctgaatCAGAGATTTCTGAGAATTGACACCAAATACTTGAGTTGAACAcaagaataaataaatcagaCTGAATCAAAAGATTCAGTAAATGGATCTAAAAAACTAATTAATTCCAATGGCAATAACACAATCAAATAAGGTATGACTGGAGAACATATGTGAaagtttgtttctttttttgtgtatttattatattgTGCATTTGGATAACGTTTGTATTGTGGAATGTGTCAATATCTCTGTACTGCATAACAAATTGTCTCTCTGAGGACATTAAAGTTTTCTAAGTCTATGGATCGGTCTCAAAAGTCGTGTTACTTTGCATGTTGCAACGTTATATGGACAACTTTAATTACcctttttatgtttaaaaaaaatgattatattaagttgttgtaaaatatttctaaaaaaaaaaagtttttcggTGAACTATCCCTGTACACCTATAAATCTAACATTCCTGTTGAAATGCTATACCAGACATTCTCGATTTTCAGTCACAGACGCATTTGAAGATTGTATAATCATTTACATAGACAAATGAAGATAGATTCCactttatatttgtttaataaatcaaGAAACTAAGAGAAAATATTCTAGAGATCCAGTGACGGTCAATTGGTGCAAAATCTGTCTTGACAGAAAATAAAGTACATActtgcaaaaataaaacatgacaGATGAGGAACAATATTTCTGgctaaaataaatgatttggtTGGTTTAGCAAGAAATTCTCACGCATAATACAATATGTTGTAAGTCCACATTAAAGGATGAGGAGTATAAACTAAACTACAAACAGAGTAACATTTCTGACCAAAAGAAATCCTTGCAGAAACCCCTGAATCTAGTCAAATAGCAGATGCGTGTGTGTTGTACTTTACCCAGTAAGATCCACAGGCACTTGAAGAGGCTCATCATGGCTGAATAAAGGCGTCTGTCTTTCTTTTAGGGATGGAGAGCGAGagttttatatatgttttatggAGGATAATCCATTTAAATGTGCATCACATGATCAGCTGTCTCTCCTCCCTTCCAtcattcactctctctctctctctctctctctctctctctctctctctctctctctctctctctctctctctctctctctctctctctctctctctctctgtctctctctctgcctctctctctgcctttttaaaaagaacacttaatttgatgtactaaaatatataataacttataatgacaataaaaatgacaataaaaatgacaaaaacacagacaattactcaaattaaaatgtaaacataaaaaactagtacaaaatattaatacaaatgataaataattaatattgaACCAACTTCATTAAATTGTAACAATATTGACTATGAGtctaatgtctcggggaataattaactcaaaagggattcaatattaatgaatttatgaatataattagCTAGTCGTTCGTTACGTTATTTAAATTTTCCGATAaggaaaatgtttaattaaatacaagtaacctttacggaattgcttgaaattatcttactaagtttgtcctgcaaattagttatagactttcaaatcaattctcaataagggattactgctttacgagcgcataagaaacattaactttactgatcaggacaaattaatattttaatatgttcgTACAGTTTATGttactaaaatagtagcatAAGGCAGCTTTAGGTAACGTTAGGATcttaagtttcattgactttgtgtatgtggaagAGTAACAGATTCAATTCAAAAATGTCTTTTggaagtttaataaacacagactaaagataacactacaattcacacagaaagtacatactaaatatgcataaagagagtagaaatatagatagtaaaCGAAAAGAATATGGTACCTAAACGAAAAGAATGAAaggaaacaaaaaaaagagagagagagagaagagaggagagagagagagagaagagagagagagagagagagagagagagagagagagagagagagagagagagagagagagagagagagagagagagagagagagagagagagagagacagcgtTCACTTCAGTTCGTTACACAGAGCCCTCACGGAGTTAAACTCGTCCCAAACGGGAATAACACAACCTttttaacagcagtttggattgtagaaataagaatacttgctttggttttggcttctcgcgtgtgtgcgtgtattctgagttcaaatgtcctgcgtgtccggtGGTTCTTTTCGAGGTCGGTTTGGTGTGGCGGGTCTCTTGGAAGTGTGCTGAATTCTCCTCTCTGAAGAATGCCCTCGGGGGCTGGAGAGCGGGTGGCGGATTGCCTGCGGCGGTGGCGATGCAATGCAAAAGGCAACGAAGTGAGGGTCACATTGGTACTTGTAGATCAGGTAgagttccatccatccatttcctGGATGGTCCAATCGATCTGAGCATTTTCGGCGCAAAACAAAGTTCTTTGTTCGGCTGAGTTCCTCCTCCTGGCTATTATCCGGGGAAGACATGCTCATGCATTTTTCCTTACAACGCTGGTATTTTTGTAATAATGCATGTTCTGTAAATTCTTTTACAAGATTCGGTAGGATCGCATTTTTCTGATTACAAGGATACCATGGATCACAAGTCTGAGATCTGGGAATACACAAATACATAACATCAAACTTTAACAGGTGTTTCCCtttactaaaaaatattaaacagctcttaattaaaaaaaattactctcCTGATCCATACCTATGCAATGTATGCTGGGAACTGGAAATACACtgctcagtttcagtcagtgtgaACATGAACAACAACATGAATAATTTGTGTAGTCCCAAATAGTTTAGGTTAACTTAACATTTTACCAATTGAactgcattttaatgtaaaattgaGTGCAAATGGAAATTAAGTAAAAGAACTAAagatttgtgttgttttaaatAAACTGACCAAACAGCTTGAattattagattagattagatacAGCTATTACTATAAACATAATTATTAAGAATAGCAGTGTAGCAATTATTTTGttgattgtggttttggcttttCTCTTCACTGCTCTACACAGTCCTCAGCTGACTAATCGCTTTCCACTCGATTTCCTACCTGTGGCAGTGAGTTATATAAATGTCTTGAAGTTCACTGGTACTGTTCTACTTTCTGATTAAATGCTAATTAGTATTTTGCATTTCCCCACAAGTTCCAGTGTCACGACATCAGAGTACATTCCCTTCGGCAATGCACCTGTAGAACAATCTCTTATGCAAGTCCTTCTGCCATATTTACATAATTTACATAATCTTAAAGATGGTTTCTTCTGGATACTGGGTGATATTTGTCATCACAAAATGTACGTACAGGGGTTTTGTGTATGGTTCTGATTTGGAGACTAAAACTTCTAGGGCAGCATCGTTTGTTTTGCAAATTGGTCTTAAAACTGACAGAAGGAACACACTTAATGCAAATGAtccaaatattttgtttattatgataaaataagtaatttgttcaataaataggtgtttaattttttttaaagattctgAAAGCATTGCTTTATATTATCTTTACAAATGATTAATATGATGCTTTTATTATACAAACATGATCCCAAGTTGGGACATGTTTCAATATATTATTCAGAATACAGCATACATGCCATATCAAATTATTGTGGCGTATAAACTCCAAAATTAATCCAAATGCCGCGGCAGGCTAAGACGTGGGTTAACACTGAAGACGCGTCACGCTGACCCATTGCTCAGGATGTTAAGTCTTTATTGCACTATTACCAATGTTGGGCAGTAGCGTCGCTACAAGTAGTGAtgctactagcttaactacatttttcagtagcgtggtggtagcgtcgctgttttctcaatgaaatagcttttcagtagcGAAGCTCTTCTGTTAATCATGTAGTGCGGTAGCGTCcacacaagctaacgttacattttcccaagcatttctgaagatcaagctcaaattggaaacacaactgataagaacgcggatatacttcactttctattttcctttctgcctcgcgcagacgcgcacagatgcgcgcgcgagcctttcaaagtaCTCCTTTGGCAGTGAGCGCGTAAAGACAGGATAGGCGCGTGCACATTCGCACTATCTAGTtgacttttttcccccttaGCGCTCAATTCGCTGTTGCACGCGGATCATCCGCGCGGTGACAAAAGAGAAACGGCAACGATTTAAAATCCATTGTGtctcttgaataaacacctcttgttaaaagtatcggggtccagcctggccacctctggatatgaatgaatgaatgaaacttgtttcatgtgtgtgggagacacacacacacacacacacacacacacacacacacacacacacacacacacacacacacacacacacacacacacacacacacacacacacacacacaggctaggctacatgttttgtttttcaccatgttggtactgttttgagcaggtcttaattattttgctactgtactttctggactggactttttttgtacaagttgagttgtaaattaacttacagtttgtcctgcaaaagtgcccaaATCTAAATCGagcataaatgcaaacacacagttgtgtatgcatatcatacagatgaacatacacacaccaggggcctattgcacaaaactaggataagggattaagctggAATATTTtagtgatcctggctcaatttatccgttaatatataggctacagTTATCTTccattatcgttatcgttcttggtatgagtttgccttcagggtatgtttacatgacagctgtgtactaaattttgcataaaaatgacaatatcaccaagatatcccggcttaatcccttagttttgtgcaataggcccttggttttgttaataatatggatcacatgtttttgttgccgaaatttttttttaacttttaaaaaaatgtgtgtctatatgcttgacttttattgatcaatgaaatagcattgattggaatgaagtgggttcaatataaaattaaataaataaaaagtagcttagatgtagtaaactacttttgtgaagttgctgtagcttagcttgctacatttcccaggggggtagcttcagtgtagtgaagcttaatttaatgtagagtaactggtagcttagctcactacattttccaagtagcttgcccaacactgaCTATTTCGCAAGGAACAAACACTTACTTGATAGATGTTCTTCATGTATCACACAAGTATACTTAAGACAGTGCATTCATAAGATGTTGATGAGTAAGGTGACGGTCAACAGAAAGTTTCTCTCCATGCTCACCCCGCCGCCATGATCCAAACCCCCATTTCCTACACAGGTGAGCACACACACTAATAAAGACACCCCGCCCCCAGTGGCTCCCACAGTAACCGATGACATCAATTAGTGCATGCACACACAACAGCATAGAAAAAGAGGAAATTTTATAAAAGAAATCCAACCCAATGTATGGCTCCTACATTCCGGCCCCACATTATTCATGGTAATAATTAACCACCATCATCCCGTGGGAGACAGACATTCAAAATCCAACAATGTCAATAATGTAATGACCACCATATCCAAAGATCTTCACTGCCCCTCTGCTTCCTGCAAAAGGCAGACTTTGGTTATCGGCCTGTCCAGATAGCTGGTTCTAGTTTTAATCCGTACACGTCACACCAACCCATTCTTGTCCGGAACAGTATCCACAATTCTTCCTGTAAGCCAAGCATTATAAACCATATCATCCACTAACACCACAAGATCTCCTGGAGCAAAGTTTCTTTTGGCAGTATTCCACTTCTGGCGCTCTTGAAGTCCAGAGAGGTACTCCTTCACCCAGCACTTCCAGAACAAATCTGACATATACTGCACTTGTTTCCAATGACGACGACTGTAAACATCAAAAAATGGTGGCAACAACAGCTGCGATTTAAGCAAAAGTAAATGGTTTGGGGTTAATGCCCTCATAGACAGAACACCCTTTAGTACTCGAACCTTGACATCTTCCATCTGGACCTGTAGCTCCTTCTCCAGCTACTCAGCACCTAGGTCAGATTCAGAAAGGGTTTCTACAAGCAACTTTCGATGTCGCACCAGAGAAAGAAGCAAAGTCTTAAACTTGAGAAACCAACCAACAGCCCTTTTAAGACGAAGCCAAGAGGAAAAATAACCAATGAGCTTCTCCATCGGACTGACCTGCTCAACTTGTGCAGCGTTCACCATCACAACCTTGACCTCCGGGTCTTCAACAAGAGGGTATTCTAAGGTCTCAGGATTTTCGGGCCACCTGCTCTCAGGCTCATGGAGAAATTCTGGACCACAGAGCCATGCACCAGTCTTAACAATGACTGAACTTTAACACCTCTTGAGGCTAAATCCGCAGGGTTGGTTGACGTTTTTACGTACCTCCACTGAGATATGTTAGACAACTTCAATATTTCAGACACTCTGTTTGCGATAAAGATTTTAAACCTGGATGTCTTATTTTTGATGTATTATAAAACAGAAGTGCTGTCTGTCCAAAAGACTGACTCCAGGAGGTCCATTTGCAGCTCTTTCCGCCACAACTTGTCCATCCTGCTAGCCACCACCGCAGCAGCCAGCTCCATATGGTGAATCGTGACAAGTTTAAGAGGACCTACTCGTGCCTTTCCCATTACAAATGCAGTGTGTTCGCCCACTATCATGATGGATCAGCAGATAAGTCACTGTTCCAAATCCTTCCTCACTTGCATCTGCAAAGTGGTGAAGTTGAGCAGAAACAAGATGACCACAGTCCACAGGTTTTAAACACCTACTGACCTTCCAATTTTCAAGATAACGAAGGTCTTCCAGCCAAGCCATCCAAGCTTCAACGACAGAAGAGGGCAAATGATCGTCCCATCCCAAACGTCTCCTGCAAAGGTTTTGGAGGATTTTCTTGGCGGACAAAACAACAGGTGCCAAAAACCCAAGAGGGTCGTAAATTTAACCAATCACGGACAACATTCCTCTTCTCGTGAGAGGGTGGTTTCTGAGGGTGATTTTAAACTTAAACGAGTCAGATTGAACACACCACTGTACCCCCCAAGACACACTCTACAGGCAAAGCATCGCAATCCAAATCCAAATCTTTCACCCCTTTGGCTTGTTCCTCCTGAAGAATAGTAGTGAGGACGGTGCGTTGATTACTGGTCCATTTAGTGAGCTTAAAGCCACCTTCAGCACACAAAGCCCTAAGCTCTCGACATAGCAACACTGCGTCCTCTTCAGAGCCAACCGATACCAAACAATCGTCAACATAGAAATGGTGCAAGATAGTGTTAACAGCCATGGGACTGAAACACTTTTGATTATCTTCGGCACACTTCCTCAAGGGGAAACAGGCACAACTAGGAGAGGAAGTAGCACCGAACAGATGTGCCGTCATTCTGTACTCCACTAGCTCATGACTGCAATCTCCATCAGGCCACCACAGAAATCTCAAGTCAGAGTCTTCAGCCGG includes these proteins:
- the LOC137075704 gene encoding fucolectin-1-like; this translates as MVDLLNEYQVNTVAITNRFGDTVYQRINGAVIRVGNFPADVYSNPICAIIFSIPSGATANYSCGAMEGRYVIVHLPGDQKILTLCEVGVYGYLLGNLAVDKATTQSSTSGDWFAQKAIDGNRGLQQVHTGCSSTLNETNPWWRLDLHDVYRVSKVVVTNRNDCCAEQLDGLEIHIGNSLENNGNSNPICAVIPAIAAGESYSYSCSEMEGRYVNLILPGNKKILTLCEVEVFGKGPVLKQTFVKMQINSRADLTNLKMRENMRSALGDRGLTNVTLRWSQTPEPAISNP